A region of Pseudomonas cavernicola DNA encodes the following proteins:
- a CDS encoding SIR2 family protein encodes MTESAATNSIRQSISKGELVVVVGTGCSISVTNNYYKSLSWSGLIKSGFDFAGVKGKVSSEQIGFWSNQLHSSDIDDVLSAAEYISRKLNAPTGDLYARWLNESFENITPKNNDMIRAINHISSMGIPICTLNYDSLLESVTNLPTIVLSDTRKSSAWIRGEEKGILHLHGHWQQPETCILGIRDYEKTLDSETRDLFQRYLGAFKRLLFIGCGDTFSDPNFSALIMWLRSNMGASTPQHYALVDEKQLPERHADLTWQGFVDPLGYGSSHSDLPNFLCDMFSQVTSPKNARTPTIKKASRSDKNAKLLNSYKEFLVRDCGQMTIEGVRADMDTAQRRFDLERLFVPLDLLPCPPDISLDDPERQKKLTIWKRKNKDAQSFGKIFSKTKGLALLALPGGGKSLLLKRLAVAYASPDRRLKSDDHLPNIEITPVLIRCREWREHITLPIATLLKSLPDITGQPGLEGLSGALTPLFRQGKVLLLVDGLDEIHDDADRTIFVENLRGFLDQFPKTKLVVTSREAGFNLVAPYLATYCEQWRVASLSSDAIRLLCGHWHKLMVGNAPEAIQEAESLGTVLTSNVALRRLAENPLLLTMLLVVKHGAGRLPPDRVSLYGRAVEVLLDTWNIKGHDALNMKEAIPQLSYIAYELMQAGQQTATERELLELLEKARENVPQIKRYAKDTPYEFLKRVELRSSLLLEAGHQVENGRAVPFYQFRHLTFQEYLAALAVVEGNYVGYDAKTPILKPLNDKLASDEWKEVIPMTAVLAGKQGESVVQALVKKGILLKRKMDEGKGFAGKQEWISHPNVLPSVIARLVQSLIEEAQAEPRTLAEALKLIAYFARGCQSSMDWKTLCRGPYAGELINQAWKLYEPMDFPAEAWVRNSYASFAAHRKPTTYWLSEEGQDELHELLSSSSDEKICLGLMTCVGILWNGKSTRGTFTVVGTKLSQSTESFLFSDNPAIAHVALWVWSLDRHSNGSAEIPPVKILNLLLEGFMRGDFEESDLSAFALDTCFGLSRDYWKPKLTFAYIEKLRTAPKIQADERVNKNLSAVLVIAFHALSVLSDAEIVVQISALREHYKRISIGRNISEFDRTLAQIQPYGVDYLASVVDDDDVEVEDELYIDDIENAEGIVELTAKEME; translated from the coding sequence ATGACAGAAAGCGCGGCTACAAATAGCATCAGACAGTCTATAAGCAAAGGGGAATTAGTAGTTGTTGTGGGGACTGGCTGTAGCATTTCCGTAACCAATAATTATTATAAATCACTTTCTTGGTCTGGGCTTATAAAAAGTGGATTTGATTTTGCCGGAGTTAAAGGAAAAGTCTCCAGCGAACAAATTGGCTTTTGGAGTAATCAGTTGCACTCATCAGATATAGATGATGTCTTAAGTGCGGCTGAATATATTAGCCGAAAACTTAATGCACCGACTGGAGATCTGTACGCACGGTGGCTTAATGAGTCATTTGAGAATATCACGCCAAAAAATAATGATATGATTCGCGCAATCAATCATATTTCAAGCATGGGTATTCCAATTTGCACGCTTAACTATGACTCTCTGCTAGAAAGCGTGACCAACCTTCCAACAATCGTATTGTCCGATACTCGTAAATCCTCCGCATGGATTAGGGGTGAGGAGAAAGGGATATTGCATTTGCATGGTCATTGGCAGCAACCTGAAACATGCATCCTAGGAATAAGAGACTATGAAAAAACATTGGACAGTGAGACTCGCGATTTATTTCAGAGATATTTAGGGGCGTTCAAGCGCCTGTTATTTATTGGTTGTGGTGATACCTTTTCGGATCCGAATTTTTCTGCGCTAATCATGTGGTTGAGGTCAAATATGGGCGCTTCAACTCCCCAGCATTACGCGCTGGTTGACGAGAAGCAACTTCCTGAGCGTCATGCCGACTTAACCTGGCAAGGATTTGTCGACCCCCTTGGTTATGGTTCTTCGCATTCGGATTTGCCAAATTTCTTATGTGACATGTTCAGTCAGGTCACATCCCCCAAAAATGCAAGAACACCAACTATAAAAAAGGCCTCCCGCAGCGATAAAAACGCAAAACTTTTGAATAGTTATAAAGAGTTTTTAGTAAGAGATTGCGGCCAGATGACTATCGAAGGCGTTCGAGCAGATATGGACACTGCGCAACGTCGCTTTGATCTAGAACGCCTATTCGTACCGCTGGATCTACTGCCATGCCCTCCAGATATATCACTGGATGATCCAGAACGGCAAAAAAAACTAACTATTTGGAAGCGAAAAAATAAAGATGCTCAATCATTTGGTAAGATCTTTTCAAAAACTAAAGGCTTGGCTCTTTTGGCACTCCCGGGAGGAGGGAAAAGTCTTTTATTAAAAAGATTGGCAGTTGCATATGCTAGTCCAGATCGAAGACTGAAGAGCGATGATCATTTACCGAATATCGAGATAACCCCAGTATTGATTAGATGTCGAGAGTGGAGAGAGCATATAACACTGCCAATCGCGACTCTTCTGAAAAGCCTTCCAGACATAACTGGCCAGCCTGGATTAGAAGGCCTTAGTGGTGCATTGACACCGCTTTTTAGGCAGGGAAAGGTATTGCTTCTCGTTGATGGGCTCGATGAAATACATGACGATGCTGATAGAACAATTTTCGTGGAAAACTTGAGGGGGTTTCTGGATCAATTTCCAAAAACGAAGCTTGTCGTAACTAGCAGAGAGGCTGGCTTCAATCTTGTTGCCCCATACTTGGCGACATATTGTGAACAGTGGAGAGTAGCTTCATTAAGCTCAGATGCCATACGCTTGCTTTGTGGTCACTGGCACAAACTTATGGTTGGGAATGCGCCAGAGGCTATTCAAGAGGCGGAGTCACTTGGTACCGTCCTTACCTCTAATGTCGCGCTAAGAAGACTTGCCGAAAATCCATTACTTTTAACAATGCTACTCGTTGTTAAACACGGTGCAGGCCGATTACCCCCGGACAGAGTGAGTCTCTACGGGAGAGCCGTTGAGGTGCTTCTGGATACCTGGAATATTAAGGGACATGATGCGCTTAATATGAAAGAAGCTATACCTCAATTGTCTTACATAGCCTACGAATTGATGCAGGCGGGGCAGCAAACGGCTACAGAGCGAGAACTGCTGGAGCTTCTTGAGAAGGCTCGAGAAAATGTCCCTCAGATTAAACGTTACGCCAAAGATACACCTTATGAGTTCTTGAAGCGCGTTGAGCTAAGGTCAAGTCTTCTACTAGAGGCCGGCCATCAAGTGGAGAACGGCAGGGCTGTCCCCTTCTATCAGTTTCGGCATTTAACATTCCAAGAGTACCTGGCAGCCCTAGCGGTTGTTGAAGGTAACTATGTTGGTTATGACGCCAAGACCCCGATATTGAAACCTTTAAATGACAAGCTTGCTTCTGATGAGTGGAAAGAAGTAATACCAATGACCGCCGTTCTGGCGGGAAAGCAAGGTGAGTCAGTCGTACAAGCATTGGTTAAAAAAGGGATCTTGCTTAAGAGGAAGATGGATGAAGGGAAAGGTTTTGCAGGGAAGCAGGAGTGGATTTCTCACCCGAACGTATTGCCTAGTGTTATCGCAAGATTGGTTCAAAGTCTCATAGAAGAAGCGCAGGCTGAGCCAAGGACGCTTGCTGAAGCACTTAAGCTTATAGCGTATTTTGCAAGAGGATGTCAGTCTAGCATGGATTGGAAAACCTTGTGTCGAGGGCCTTATGCAGGTGAACTTATCAACCAAGCATGGAAGCTATATGAGCCGATGGATTTCCCAGCAGAGGCATGGGTTCGAAATAGCTACGCAAGTTTCGCCGCACACAGAAAGCCTACAACCTATTGGCTCAGCGAAGAAGGACAGGATGAACTACATGAACTTTTAAGTAGCTCTTCCGATGAAAAGATTTGTTTGGGGCTCATGACTTGCGTGGGTATTCTATGGAATGGTAAATCCACTCGTGGAACGTTCACTGTAGTCGGGACCAAGCTCAGTCAAAGCACAGAATCTTTCTTGTTTTCCGATAACCCTGCAATCGCACACGTTGCTCTATGGGTGTGGAGCCTTGATCGCCACAGTAACGGTTCAGCAGAAATTCCGCCCGTAAAAATATTAAACCTTTTGCTGGAAGGTTTTATGCGAGGGGATTTTGAGGAGAGTGACTTGTCTGCTTTTGCCTTAGATACCTGCTTTGGTCTCTCTAGGGACTATTGGAAGCCCAAGTTAACTTTCGCCTATATTGAAAAACTGAGAACCGCTCCAAAAATTCAAGCTGATGAGCGCGTTAATAAAAATTTAAGTGCAGTATTGGTTATTGCCTTTCATGCTCTTTCGGTGCTGAGTGATGCAGAAATAGTTGTTCAAATTTCCGCACTTCGTGAGCACTACAAACGAATTAGTATCGGCAGAAATATAAGTGAATTTGATCGGACTCTTGCTCAAATTCAGCCATATGGTGTCGATTATTTGGCGTCAGTCGTTGATGATGATGATGTCGAGGTAGAAGATGAGTTGTATATAGATGATATTGAGAATGCTGAAGGTATTGTGGAGCTGACCGCGAAGGAAATGGAATAA
- a CDS encoding aldehyde dehydrogenase family protein → MRYAHPGTDGAIVAFKARYGNYIGGEFVPPVNGQYFTNLSPVNGQPIAEFPRSSAADIERALDAAHAAAAAWGKTSVQERAGILLKIADRIEANLEVLAVTETWDNGKAVRETLNADIPLAADHFRYFAGCLRAQEGGAAEIDGNTVAYHIHEPLGVVGQIIPWNFPLLMAAWKLAPALAAGNCVVLKPAEQTPLGISVLLELIGDLLPAGVLNVVQGFGKEAGEALATSTRIAKIAFTGSTPVGAHILKCAAENIIPSTVELGGKSPNIFFEDIMQAEPSFIEKAAEGLVLAFFNQGEVCTCPSRALVQESIYPAFMAEVMKKVAQIKRGDPLDTETMVGAQASEQQFDKILAYLEIAKQEGAELLTGGGVEQLAGSLGGGYYIQPTLLKGHNKMRVFQEEIFGPVVGVTTFKDEAEALAIANDTEFGLGAGLWTRDINRAYRMGRAIKAGRVWTNCYHLYPAHAAFGGYKKSGVGRETHKVALEHYQQTKNLLVSYDINPLGFF, encoded by the coding sequence ATGCGTTACGCACACCCCGGTACCGACGGCGCCATCGTTGCCTTCAAGGCCCGTTACGGCAACTACATCGGTGGCGAGTTCGTGCCGCCGGTCAACGGCCAGTACTTCACCAACCTCTCGCCGGTCAACGGCCAGCCGATCGCCGAGTTCCCGCGTTCGAGCGCCGCCGACATCGAGCGCGCGCTGGACGCCGCGCATGCCGCCGCCGCGGCCTGGGGCAAGACCTCGGTGCAGGAGCGCGCGGGCATCCTGCTGAAGATCGCCGACCGCATCGAAGCCAACCTCGAAGTGCTCGCCGTCACCGAGACCTGGGACAATGGCAAGGCCGTGCGCGAGACCCTGAATGCCGACATTCCGCTGGCCGCCGACCACTTCCGCTACTTCGCCGGTTGCCTGCGCGCCCAGGAAGGCGGCGCCGCCGAGATCGACGGCAACACCGTGGCCTACCACATCCATGAACCGCTGGGCGTGGTCGGGCAGATCATCCCGTGGAACTTCCCGCTGCTGATGGCCGCCTGGAAGCTGGCCCCGGCCCTGGCCGCCGGTAACTGCGTGGTGCTCAAGCCGGCCGAACAGACGCCGCTGGGCATCAGCGTGCTGCTGGAGCTGATCGGCGACCTGCTGCCGGCCGGCGTGCTCAACGTGGTGCAAGGCTTCGGCAAGGAAGCCGGCGAAGCGCTGGCGACCAGCACCCGCATCGCCAAGATCGCCTTCACCGGCTCGACCCCGGTCGGCGCGCACATCCTCAAGTGCGCGGCGGAGAACATCATTCCGAGCACAGTCGAGCTGGGTGGCAAGTCGCCGAACATCTTCTTCGAAGACATCATGCAGGCCGAGCCGAGCTTTATCGAAAAAGCCGCCGAAGGCCTGGTGCTGGCGTTCTTCAACCAGGGCGAGGTCTGCACCTGCCCGTCGCGGGCGCTGGTGCAGGAGTCGATCTACCCGGCGTTCATGGCCGAGGTGATGAAGAAGGTCGCGCAGATCAAGCGCGGCGACCCGCTGGACACCGAGACCATGGTCGGCGCCCAGGCCTCCGAGCAGCAGTTCGACAAGATCCTCGCCTACCTGGAGATCGCCAAGCAGGAAGGCGCCGAACTGCTCACCGGCGGCGGCGTGGAACAGCTTGCCGGCAGCCTGGGTGGCGGTTATTACATCCAGCCGACCCTGCTCAAGGGCCACAACAAGATGCGCGTGTTCCAGGAAGAGATCTTCGGCCCGGTGGTCGGCGTAACCACCTTCAAGGACGAAGCCGAAGCCCTGGCGATCGCCAACGACACCGAGTTCGGCCTCGGCGCCGGCCTCTGGACCCGCGACATCAACCGCGCCTACCGCATGGGCCGGGCGATCAAGGCCGGGCGGGTGTGGACCAACTGCTACCACCTGTACCCGGCGCACGCCGCGTTCGGCGGTTACAAGAAATCCGGGGTCGGCCGCGAAACCCACAAAGTGGCGCTGGAACACTACCAGCAGACCAAGAACCTGCTGGTCAGCTACGACATCAACCCGCTGGGGTTCTTCTAA
- a CDS encoding FAD-dependent oxidoreductase — translation MRPYWLDQALKHDTSEPCPTLQQDTRADVCIVGGGYTGLWTAIMLKEQNPELDVVIIEADICGAGASGRNGGCALSWSAKYFTLERLFGVEEAVRLVKASEQSIYAIGDFCRKYAVDADYRLDGTLYTATNRAQVGATDGVIAALERNGINSFTKRPLADVQRMAGSSKHLEGWFSPAAASVQPGKLVRGLRRVALELGVRLYECTPMSGLEEGKPATVNTPHGRVKADRVVLAINAWMARAFPQFERTVAIVSSDMIITEPRPDLLKKIGLTSGVTVLDSRIFVHYYHNTPDGRIMLGKGGNTFAYGGRMLPVFDQPSPYESLLRSSLGEFFPDFEGVAIESTWNGPSDRSVTGLPFFGQMSQSGNVFYGFGYSGSGVGPCHMGGQILSSMVLGLDNEWTRSPLLNGPLGYFPPEPIRYLGSLMVRNAIRRKEQAEDHGRRPRRLDVGLAKFAAAAGKADKG, via the coding sequence ATGCGACCTTACTGGCTCGACCAAGCGCTCAAACACGATACGTCCGAGCCCTGCCCGACGCTGCAGCAGGACACCCGTGCCGATGTCTGCATCGTCGGTGGCGGCTACACCGGGCTGTGGACGGCGATCATGCTCAAGGAGCAGAACCCGGAACTCGATGTAGTGATTATCGAGGCGGATATCTGCGGTGCCGGTGCCAGCGGGCGCAACGGCGGCTGCGCACTGTCCTGGTCGGCCAAGTACTTCACCCTTGAACGGCTGTTCGGGGTGGAGGAGGCCGTACGTCTGGTCAAAGCCTCGGAACAGAGTATTTATGCGATTGGCGATTTCTGCCGCAAATACGCGGTGGATGCCGACTACCGCCTCGACGGTACGCTCTACACCGCGACCAATCGCGCGCAAGTCGGCGCCACCGACGGGGTGATTGCGGCGCTGGAGCGCAACGGTATCAACTCGTTCACCAAACGCCCGCTGGCCGATGTGCAGCGCATGGCTGGTTCGAGCAAACACCTCGAAGGCTGGTTCTCGCCGGCCGCTGCCAGCGTGCAGCCGGGCAAACTGGTGCGTGGCTTGCGCCGGGTCGCCCTGGAGTTGGGCGTGCGCCTGTATGAATGCACGCCGATGAGCGGCCTCGAAGAAGGCAAACCGGCCACCGTCAATACCCCCCACGGCCGGGTCAAAGCCGACCGCGTGGTGCTCGCGATCAATGCCTGGATGGCCCGCGCCTTCCCGCAGTTCGAACGCACCGTGGCGATCGTCTCCAGCGACATGATCATCACCGAGCCTCGCCCGGACCTGCTGAAGAAGATCGGCCTGACCAGCGGGGTGACCGTGCTCGACTCGCGGATCTTCGTGCACTACTACCACAACACCCCGGATGGCCGAATCATGCTCGGCAAGGGTGGCAATACCTTCGCCTATGGCGGCCGCATGCTGCCGGTGTTCGATCAGCCATCGCCCTACGAGAGCCTGCTGCGCAGCAGCCTGGGCGAGTTCTTTCCGGACTTCGAAGGGGTCGCTATCGAGTCGACCTGGAACGGCCCTTCGGATCGCTCGGTCACCGGCTTGCCATTCTTCGGCCAGATGAGCCAGAGCGGCAACGTCTTCTATGGCTTTGGCTACTCTGGAAGTGGCGTCGGCCCCTGCCATATGGGCGGGCAGATTCTGTCCTCGATGGTCCTCGGTTTGGATAACGAGTGGACTCGTTCGCCGTTGCTCAATGGCCCGCTCGGCTACTTCCCGCCGGAGCCGATCCGCTACCTCGGTTCGCTGATGGTGCGCAACGCGATCCGCCGTAAAGAACAGGCCGAAGATCACGGTCGTCGGCCACGGCGCCTGGATGTCGGCCTGGCGAAGTTCGCCGCGGCGGCCGGCAAGGCAGACAAAGGTTAA
- a CDS encoding RidA family protein → MDIERFEVVKRRADMVLHDNTVYIGGQVAEDTSGGIEAQTSEVLANIERLLHSVGSDRSRVLSVRILLAHREDYEGLNRVWDEFFPEGQAPTRACTLAELINPDWRLEMIVVAARS, encoded by the coding sequence ATGGATATCGAACGTTTCGAGGTGGTGAAACGCCGCGCGGATATGGTCCTGCACGACAACACCGTCTACATCGGTGGCCAAGTCGCCGAGGACACCAGCGGCGGTATCGAAGCCCAGACGAGCGAAGTCCTGGCCAACATCGAGCGCCTGCTGCACAGCGTCGGCAGTGACCGCAGCCGGGTGCTCTCGGTGCGCATCCTGCTGGCGCACCGGGAAGACTACGAAGGGCTCAACCGGGTCTGGGATGAGTTCTTCCCCGAAGGTCAGGCGCCGACCCGCGCCTGCACCCTGGCCGAGCTGATCAACCCGGACTGGCGGCTGGAAATGATCGTGGTGGCGGCGCGCTCCTGA
- a CDS encoding MFS transporter, which translates to MNKHTGAAAQMQPWDTIKRWRMQIFAITWLAYAGFYFTRKAFSVAKLGITEDPTFHLDKMAMANLDGLYLAAYAVGQFTWGMLADRFGPRVVVLGGLIISALAALAMGTFATLPIFATCMVVQGLAQSTGWSGLCKNIGSFFPNEQRGRVLGLWSSCYAFGGLVASPFAGWWAYSVFHNWQAAFISSAAAVGLVALLFFIFQRNKPEDVGLPAVEPESEATASAGADGCKLSVLAPLLAILRNRTVMTLGLAYFLIKPARYAILLWGPVIVYERMPALGKVGAAIIPTAFELAGLLGPIMIGLASDKLFGARRMPACVISLLALTASLFLFMPALNTGNTLIVLGLLFMMGLTLYGPDSMISGAAAIDFGTSKAAGTAAGFVNGCGSVGAILGGLLPGYFDTYTVFQVFTGCALLSSLILLPHWNSRPAALSEGQTAVPNTQVLIKPLRT; encoded by the coding sequence ATGAACAAGCACACTGGCGCGGCTGCCCAGATGCAGCCCTGGGATACGATTAAACGTTGGCGCATGCAGATTTTCGCCATCACCTGGCTGGCCTATGCCGGCTTCTATTTCACCCGCAAAGCTTTCTCGGTGGCCAAGCTTGGCATCACCGAAGACCCGACTTTCCATCTCGACAAGATGGCCATGGCCAACCTCGATGGCCTGTACCTGGCGGCCTACGCGGTCGGCCAGTTCACCTGGGGCATGCTCGCCGACCGCTTCGGCCCACGGGTGGTCGTTCTCGGCGGCTTGATCATCTCCGCCTTGGCGGCGCTGGCGATGGGTACCTTCGCCACGCTACCGATTTTCGCCACCTGCATGGTGGTTCAAGGCCTGGCGCAATCCACCGGCTGGTCGGGCCTGTGCAAGAACATCGGCAGTTTCTTTCCCAACGAACAGCGCGGTCGCGTGTTGGGGCTGTGGAGCTCCTGCTATGCCTTCGGTGGCCTGGTCGCCTCGCCGTTCGCCGGCTGGTGGGCCTATTCCGTGTTTCACAACTGGCAGGCGGCGTTTATCTCCAGTGCCGCGGCGGTCGGGTTGGTGGCGCTGCTGTTCTTCATCTTTCAACGCAATAAGCCGGAGGACGTCGGCCTGCCCGCGGTCGAACCGGAGTCGGAGGCCACGGCCAGCGCCGGCGCCGATGGCTGCAAGCTGAGTGTGCTCGCGCCATTACTGGCTATTCTGCGCAACCGTACGGTGATGACCCTCGGCCTGGCTTACTTCCTGATCAAGCCCGCGCGTTACGCCATTCTACTTTGGGGGCCGGTGATCGTTTATGAGCGCATGCCTGCGTTGGGCAAGGTCGGTGCGGCGATCATCCCGACGGCCTTCGAACTGGCCGGCTTACTCGGCCCGATCATGATCGGTCTGGCCTCGGACAAGCTATTCGGTGCGCGACGCATGCCCGCCTGTGTCATCAGCCTGCTGGCCCTGACGGCGTCGTTGTTCCTGTTCATGCCGGCGCTGAATACCGGCAACACGCTGATCGTGCTCGGCCTGCTGTTCATGATGGGCCTGACCCTCTACGGGCCGGACTCGATGATTAGCGGCGCCGCGGCGATCGACTTCGGCACCAGCAAAGCGGCCGGTACCGCCGCGGGCTTCGTCAACGGCTGCGGCTCGGTCGGCGCCATTCTCGGTGGTTTGCTGCCTGGCTATTTCGACACCTACACCGTGTTCCAGGTGTTTACCGGCTGCGCCTTGCTCTCCTCCTTGATCCTGCTCCCGCACTGGAACAGCCGGCCGGCTGCCCTGAGTGAGGGCCAGACAGCAGTGCCGAACACGCAGGTGCTGATTAAACCGCTACGCACCTGA
- a CDS encoding LysR substrate-binding domain-containing protein: protein MSVSHAQLKAFHAVAVHGSFTRAAERLFLTQPAISDQVRKLEERFGVLLFHRNKRSVRLTDLGERLLGVTQRLFVIEAEAQELLMDSRALQTGSLILAVDAPVHVLPQIARFCERYPGITVKIETGNTDESLHRLFNYQADLALLGRAVSDERLLSLMLRNDPMVAFVAHSHPWAKRESICLADLDDTPLVLREQGSVTRQTLEEEMSQAGLRIRPAIEVEGREAAREAVVVGIGVGVVSAAEFGADSRVCALPIVDCQRRLTETLVCLREQSSRRIVATFLDMVRATMPVG from the coding sequence ATGTCGGTTTCCCACGCTCAGTTGAAGGCCTTCCACGCGGTGGCGGTACACGGCAGCTTTACCCGAGCCGCCGAACGGTTGTTTTTGACCCAGCCGGCCATCTCCGATCAGGTGCGCAAGCTCGAGGAACGCTTCGGCGTGTTGTTGTTTCATCGCAACAAACGCTCGGTGCGCCTGACCGATCTGGGCGAACGCCTGCTCGGCGTAACCCAGCGCTTATTCGTCATCGAGGCGGAAGCTCAGGAGCTGTTGATGGATTCCCGGGCCCTGCAGACCGGCAGCCTGATCTTGGCGGTGGATGCACCGGTGCATGTGCTGCCGCAGATCGCGCGTTTCTGTGAGCGCTACCCGGGGATCACGGTGAAAATCGAGACCGGCAATACCGATGAATCGCTGCATCGGTTGTTCAACTACCAAGCGGATCTGGCCCTGCTCGGCCGCGCGGTCTCGGACGAACGGTTGCTCTCGCTGATGCTGCGCAATGACCCGATGGTCGCCTTCGTCGCCCACAGCCACCCGTGGGCAAAGCGCGAATCGATTTGCCTGGCCGATCTGGATGACACGCCCCTGGTGCTGCGCGAACAGGGTTCGGTGACCCGGCAGACCCTGGAGGAAGAGATGAGTCAGGCCGGCTTGCGCATTCGCCCGGCGATCGAAGTCGAGGGGCGCGAAGCGGCGCGGGAGGCGGTGGTCGTCGGGATTGGCGTCGGCGTGGTGTCGGCCGCGGAGTTCGGTGCAGACTCGCGGGTCTGCGCCCTACCGATCGTCGACTGCCAGCGGCGCTTGACCGAGACCCTGGTGTGCCTGCGCGAACAGAGCTCACGGCGCATCGTCGCGACCTTCCTCGATATGGTCCGCGCGACCATGCCCGTGGGCTAA
- a CDS encoding 2-aminoethylphosphonate--pyruvate transaminase: MNSITTVQPDPILLTPGPLTTSLRTRQAMMVDWGSWDDKFNELTASLCYQLLDIVNGTNSHRCVPLQGSGTFAVEAAIGTLVPRNGKVLVLINGAYGKRLAKICEVLGRSYSTFETAEDEPTTAADVDRLLAADPAITHVALIHCETSTGILNPLEEIAKVIAGHGKRLIIDAMSSFGALPIDAQTVPFDALIAASGKCLEGVPGMGFVFARNESLAAAAGNSHSLAMDLHDQYTYMAKTGQWRFTPPTHVVAALHEALLQYNLEGGLPARLKRYAKNCQTLLDEMAKLGLRSFLPESIQAPIIVTFHAPRDPRYQFRGFYERVKAKGFILYPGKLTQVETFRVGCIGHVNDSGMRAAVAAIAEVLEEMEVVEI; encoded by the coding sequence ATGAACAGCATTACCACCGTGCAGCCTGATCCGATTTTGCTGACCCCCGGCCCCCTGACCACCTCATTGCGGACCCGCCAAGCGATGATGGTCGACTGGGGCTCCTGGGATGACAAGTTCAATGAGCTGACCGCCAGCCTCTGCTACCAACTGCTGGACATCGTCAATGGCACCAACAGCCACCGCTGCGTGCCGTTGCAAGGCAGCGGTACCTTCGCCGTCGAAGCGGCGATCGGCACCCTGGTGCCGCGCAACGGCAAAGTGCTGGTGTTGATCAATGGTGCCTACGGCAAACGCCTGGCGAAAATCTGCGAAGTGCTCGGGCGCAGTTACAGTACCTTCGAAACCGCTGAAGACGAGCCGACCACGGCAGCGGATGTCGATCGCCTGCTGGCGGCAGACCCGGCGATCACCCACGTGGCGCTGATCCACTGCGAGACCAGCACCGGCATTCTCAACCCCCTGGAAGAGATCGCCAAGGTCATCGCCGGGCATGGCAAACGCCTGATCATCGACGCCATGAGCTCCTTCGGCGCGCTGCCGATCGATGCTCAAACCGTGCCCTTCGATGCGCTGATCGCCGCCTCCGGCAAATGCCTGGAAGGCGTGCCGGGCATGGGTTTCGTCTTCGCTCGCAACGAGTCGTTGGCCGCGGCGGCCGGCAACTCCCATTCGCTGGCAATGGACCTGCATGACCAATACACCTACATGGCCAAGACCGGCCAGTGGCGCTTCACCCCGCCGACTCACGTGGTCGCGGCGCTGCACGAAGCCTTGCTGCAATACAACCTCGAGGGCGGGCTGCCGGCGCGCCTGAAGCGCTACGCGAAGAACTGCCAGACCCTGCTCGATGAGATGGCCAAGCTCGGCTTGCGCAGCTTCCTGCCGGAGTCGATCCAGGCGCCAATCATCGTCACCTTCCATGCGCCGCGTGACCCGCGCTACCAGTTCCGCGGGTTCTACGAACGCGTGAAAGCCAAGGGCTTCATCCTCTACCCCGGCAAATTGACCCAGGTCGAGACCTTCCGGGTCGGCTGTATCGGTCACGTCAACGACAGCGGTATGCGTGCCGCGGTCGCCGCGATTGCCGAAGTGCTGGAAGAAATGGAAGTCGTGGAAATCTGA
- the phnX gene encoding phosphonoacetaldehyde hydrolase, producing the protein MNYKNPEKLQAVVLDWAGTVVDFGSFAPTQIFVEAFGEFDVQVSIDEARGPMGMGKWDHIRTLCDQPQITERYRKVFGRAPTDDDVTAIYERFMPLQIEKIAKHSALIPGALETIAALREQGIKIGSCSGYPAQVMEKVVQLAATNGYVADHVVATDEVPNGRPWPAQALANVIALGIDDVAACVKVDDTVPGILEGRRAGMWTVALVCSGNALGLTYEEYRALPKERLEQERKRIHQLFEGSRPHYLVDTITDLPAVIADINARLAKGEVPQAS; encoded by the coding sequence ATGAACTACAAGAACCCTGAAAAACTACAAGCCGTGGTCCTCGACTGGGCCGGTACCGTTGTCGACTTCGGCTCCTTCGCGCCGACCCAGATCTTCGTCGAAGCCTTCGGCGAGTTCGATGTACAAGTCTCGATCGACGAAGCGCGCGGGCCGATGGGCATGGGCAAGTGGGATCACATCCGCACCCTCTGCGATCAGCCGCAGATCACCGAGCGCTATCGCAAGGTGTTCGGCCGGGCGCCGACAGACGACGATGTCACCGCCATCTACGAACGCTTCATGCCGCTGCAGATCGAGAAAATCGCCAAGCACTCGGCCTTGATTCCAGGCGCGCTGGAGACCATCGCGGCGCTGCGCGAACAGGGCATCAAGATCGGTTCGTGCTCGGGCTATCCGGCCCAGGTGATGGAAAAGGTCGTGCAACTGGCCGCCACCAACGGCTATGTCGCCGATCATGTGGTCGCCACCGACGAAGTGCCGAATGGCCGCCCATGGCCGGCCCAGGCCCTGGCTAACGTGATCGCCCTCGGCATCGACGATGTGGCCGCCTGCGTGAAGGTCGATGACACCGTACCGGGCATCCTCGAAGGCCGCCGCGCCGGCATGTGGACCGTCGCACTGGTCTGCTCGGGCAACGCCCTCGGCCTAACCTACGAGGAGTATCGCGCCCTGCCGAAAGAGCGCCTGGAGCAGGAGCGCAAGCGCATCCACCAGCTGTTCGAAGGTTCGCGTCCGCACTACCTGGTCGACACCATCACCGACCTGCCGGCCGTGATCGCCGATATCAATGCGCGCCTGGCCAAAGGTGAAGTACCACAGGCCAGCTAA